The Streptomyces sp. NBC_00236 DNA window GCGCCACGCCACTGTGTCCATCCCCATCGCCGCGGCCATGAGGACACCGGTGACCATCGGCACCTGAGCCGGGTCAGCCATCTTGAAGCCGGGGAGCCTGCGGACCACAGCGGGGATCAGATCGCTGAGGGGATCCAGGCGGTCCTCTCTGCCATCCCGCTCGACCATCAGGTATCCGGTCAGCACACCCACCAGGAAGACCGTTCCCCGGGATACCTCGTCGCGCCCGTAGGCGTCCGTCGCTGCCTGGACCCGCTGCTGCGCCTGCCGGCGTTCTTCTGCGGAAACTCGCTTCTCCAGAACTCGGTACGAGTCCCACGCTGCACGGATCGCCTCATCCGCGACCACGCCGTCATCAGTCATGAGGCAACCGTAATGAGAGAACGACATGCAGGAGAAATCCTTGAGCAGCCCATCGCGGCAAGGTCATGCGGGCCATGCCCCCGGCGGCGGAGATTCCGGCACTGACTGTGCGAGGGTCGCGCCGGTGTGGTGGGACAGCAGGTGGAACACCCCACGCAAGCCCTCATGACCTGCGGATACGCCAGAGAGGGCTGCTGGTGCGCGTCTGGCACCACCGTGTTGCAACCCGGCCGAGGTTCCTCGATGGGGCAGTGTCCGCCGGTACCGTGGGGCGGATGATGGTGGGTGCCACAGAGACCAGGCTCATTGTTCTGCGTGGGAACAGCGCTTCGGGCAAGTCCTCGGTCGCCGCCGGCATCCGGGAGCGCTTCGGCCGCGGGCTGGCCCTGGTCGGCCAGGACAACCTTCGCCGGGTCGTCCTGCGCGAGCACGACCTTCCTGGCGGTGCGAATATCGGGCTCATCGATACCGTCGCCCGCTACAGCCTCGATGCCGGGTATCACGTCGTCCTCGAAGGAATTCTGTACGCGGACCGCTACGGGCAGATGCTTCAGCAACTGCGTGCCGACCATCGCGGGCACACCCACTGCTACTACCTGGACGTCCCCTTCCCGGAGACCCTGGCCCGGCACGCGACCAAACCCATCGCGGACGAGGTCGGCGAGAGGCAGCTGCGCGAGTGGTACCGGCCGCTCGATCTGCTGCCCGGCGGCATCGAGACCGTCATCGACGGCGACAGCATCCTGGCGGACACCGTCGACCGCATCATGCACGACACCGACCTCGCACGGCTCCCCTCCTGGGACCACTGATCAGCCGGGTCGTGAGTGCGAAGACGTGTGTCCGGACGAGGCAACAGGATCAAGCAGACGATCTGGTGCAGGTCCGGATGCCCCCACCCCACCTTCCCTCTCGACCAAGTGCTGGCCGGTGAGCGTCACACGGCGAATAACGACGTGCCGGGCCGGGCGGTGCGAGAGGTTCGCGTCTTGACGACGAACGGTCCCGCCCCGCCCGAATCCCACGTGCCGCTGCCGGCCCCGCCGCCCACGCGCTGGGCGGTGCGTGCCGCCCGTGCAACGGCCTGGTCGACCGTCCCCTCCGGGGGTGTGGTGCGTCGCGCTCGTGCTCGGAGTGCCGGTCGGGGTGATGGGGCGAGAAGCTGCGAGCACCACGTGACCGGATCTGCGTGGACAGGAACGGACGGCGTCGACGATCCGCCGCCCGCTCAGTGGCCCATCAGCACCGTGGGGTCTGCGTCCTTGACCTTCCTCCGAGGCAGGAGGGCGGCGGGGGCCAGACAGAAGGCGATCAGGATGGTCGCTACCAGGAACACCGAGGCGAACGCCTCACCCATCTGTGTCTGCACCCCGGCGGGCGAGGTCGCGTCGACGTCCTTCAGGCCGTTGGTGAGGAGCACCGAGAAGAGGGCAGTGCCGATCGAGGCCGCGACCTGCTGGACGATGTTCATCAGCGTCGAGCCACGGGCGACGTTGTGGTCCGTGAGAGTGGCCAGCGCTGATGCCATGATCGGCATCATCGAGGCGCCCATTCCGAGGCCCATCACGAAGAGCGCGGCGATGATGTACGTGTAGGACGTGTCAGAGGTCAGCTGCGTGAACATACCCATGCCCACCGTGATCACGGCGATGCCGGTCAACACGATCTTGCCCGGTCCGATGCGGTCGGCGAGCATGCCGGCAATCGGCATCGTGATCATCGCCCCCACACCCTGCGGTGCGAGGAGAAGCCCGGAGTCCAGCGCCGACTCGCCGCGCACCTGCTGGAAGTAGAGCGGGAACAGCAGGCTGGCGCCGAAGAACGCCACGGCGAACAGGGACATCGCGATCACCGAGATGCTCATGTCCCGATTGAGGAACAGGCGCAGGTCGACCAGCGGGTGAATGTTGCGCCGATGCAGGGCCCACGGCACGAACGCGATGATGAGAACCAGCCCTATGCCCGCGGGAACGAGCACCTTGGCAGCCCAGACCGTTCCCGTCTCGGGTATGGAGGAGACGCCGTACAGGAAGGTTGCCAGCCCCGGCGAAAGCATGACCATGCCCAGCCAGTCAAAGGTCTCGGACGGCTGCACACGGTCCTTTGGAAGAACGATCGCGGCATAGGCCAGCGCGATCGCACCGATCGGTACGTTGATCAGGAAGATCCAGTGCCAGGAGGCGGCGTCGATCAGCCAGCCACCGAGGATGGGACCGAAGATCGGGCCGAGCAGCATCGGGATACCGAGCACTGCCATCACCCGGCCGACGCGCTCAGGGCCTGCGGCACGCGTCAGGATCGTCATGCCCAGAGGCATCAACATGCCGCCGCCGAGGCCCTGGAGGACGCGGAACGTCACGAGCATCTCGAGCGAGGTGGCAGCAGCGCACAGTGCGGAACCGGCGGCGAACAGGACGATCGCAAGGAGGTAGAGACGTTTGGTACCGAACCTGTCGGCCGCCCAGCCGGTGAGCGGGATGACGCTTGCCAGCGCCAGGGTGTAACCCGTCATCGTCCAGGCCACCTGGGCCGAGGTCGCGTGGAACTCCTTCTGGAACGTCTGCAGTCCGACCGACACCACCGTGATGTCGAGGATGGACATGATCCCGCCCAGCACGATCACACCGGCTACGAGGAGAACCCCCTTGTCCAGCCGGTCTCGGGACGTGGCCTCGGGGGGACTGCTCTCGCTCTGTTGTGAAGCGGTCACTTCTCAACCCTTCCAGGGAAAGACTGAACCATCCCGGTCGTCTGGTCCGTCCACGCCCTGGAGCTGCCGGGTGGCCGCGACGGTCGTGGAGCCTTATTCGAACGGGAGACTTCAACCCTGCTCAGGTCGCAATGCAACCGGGCGCCCCCACCCTCACACCGGACTACATGATGGTTCGGAATACTGATGAACATTTATGGGGCAGGACCGTACCACCCCCTGTTGCGCCGGCATGAGGCTGGGAATGACTAGGGGCGCGAGGCTGCGTGATCACGGCTTACGTGAACATCTGTCGGGGCTGCTGCGGCTGGACGAGGCTGGTGCCCGTGGACGACGCCTCACGTGCCAGGTGCGGTGCCCGAGTGGGGGCGGCGTGCTCGACGGAGGCGCCGTGGCGATCGGCCCGCTTGACGAGGCGCCGTGGCGATCGGCTCGCCCCGCCCCCCCCCACTTGCCGGACCCGATCGACGGCCCGCTCGCCAGGTAGGCCCGTAGGTTGCGGGTTGCCTACCTCGTGAGCGTGTTCAGATGCAGAGCGGCCTGTTCAGATGCAGATCACGATCTTTCCTCGGGTGCGTCCACGCTCGGCGTGCGCGTGCGCTTCGGCGATCCGCTCCAGGGGGTAAGTCTGTTCGATGCGGGGTGTGTAGCGGCCTTGCCCGCCCAGCTCCGCCGCCGCGGACAGGAGAGCAGAATCGTTCTCCGCGTTGACCACATGCGTGCCCAGGCGCTGACCGCCCGCATGGTCGGCGACCGTCGCGACGCGCTTCGGGTCGCCTGTGATCGCGACGAGGTCGTCCAGCGATCCGGAGGCCGCGGTGTCGAGCGCGATGTCGACTCCGCGCGGGGCGAGAGTGGACAGACGCTGCGCGAGGCCGGGGCCGTAGGTGGTGGGAACGGCGCCGAGTGCGGTGAGCAACTCGTGGTTACGCTCACTGGCTGTCCCGATCACCGTGGCACCTTGCGCTGCCGCGATCTCGACCGCCGCGCTGCCCACGCCTCCGGCGGCGCCCTCGACGAGAAGGGTGCGCCCCGCGAGGGAACCGAGCGCGTTCAGCCCACCCATCGCGGTCACCGACGCGAGACCGGCACCAGCGGCCTGCTCGTCGTTCCAGGCGGCTGGGGTGTGTGCCCAGGCCGAGAGGATGAGCAGCTCTGCCGTCGCCCCGGTGACACCGCCCAGCCCGAAGACACGGTCGCCGATGCTCACTCCCTGCACCCCGTCGCCGATCTCGTCGACCACACCGGCGCCGTCGCGCCCGGGAATGGCGGGCAGCTCCAGGGGAATCAGTTGGCGCAGGGCGCCGGCGCGCAGCTTCCAGTCGATGGGATTGACGCTGGCCGCCGCGACGCGGACACGGATCTCACCGGGGCCCGGGTGAGGGTCGGGGGCCTGCTCGATCACCAGGCTCTCTGCTCCGCCGTATGCGTGGAACCGGGCTGCGCGCATGATGGTCTGCCTCACTTTGACGGGCCGGAACGACGTGTTCATCGGACGCTCGTCACTGTAGAACCTGACGTTGACGTGAGGTGCAAGTCGCCACTGCCGCCCGGCCGGTGAAGGGCAGGCGCGGATGGGTGAGGTTATCGAGCGGGCGGGGGCGCCCCCCCCAGGTCTGCCCCATGAGTCGGCATCGCTAGCCTGAACTTGACGTCAACGTGAGGTACGAGCACGAAGGGAGTGCCCTGCGGCATGCGCATCGGACAGCTTGCCAGGCGGTCAGGGGTCAGCGTGCGGGCCCTGCGCTACTACGAGGAACAGCGGCTCCTGGAATCGGCGCGAACGTCCGGTGGGCAGCGTGACTATCCGGACGAAGCCCTGGAGCGGGTCCAGCTCATCCAGGACCTCTTCGCGGCCGGCCTCTCCAGCCGTACGGTCGTCGAACTCCTGCCGTGCGTGAGTACTGGCGTCGCGACCCCGGCCATGCTCGACCAGCTCATCATCGAACGCGACCGCATTGCCGCACGCATTCAGGACCTGACCCGGGCCAAGACCAAACTCGGCCGCGTGATCGAGAATGTGACCGCGGCGAACGTGGCGCAGGACTGATCAGTCCATCGCGGGGAAGCGGGCTCCGGCCTGTCCAGCCTCTACCGGGCACTGGCCAGCCACGGGAAGCCCCAGGCGTATCCGGAGACCGTCGAAAGCGTTCGTCGCTCTCGCTACCCCGGGCACCGCCGGGCAGCGGTGGCAGAGAAGGCCGCCGCTGACCACGATGCCGGCACACGGCAGGACCGGTCAGCCGCAACCTCTCCGCCCGGACGACGTCCACGAGCGGACACCGAGGGGCCGGGCGGCCTGCTGCTGGATCGACCACGCCATCGATTCCGGAGTGGGGACAGTGACTTCCTGAGGCCATCAGCCTGGATCCGCATGGCCGCTTACCTGGACTTCGCCACGGCCATCTCGCACGGCATGGGATGTGCTGGCGTGGGTCATAGAGGTGTTGACCGGACTACCGAGCGACTCGCCGGGCCACGGCGCATCCCCCAGCCGGCCTAGTCGGTAGATGTTGCGCATCCGAACGAGCAAGGAGCGCAGCAAAGTTGGACGAGTTCTCGCGCGATGTCCGATCGATTCGCCTGCCACGGTGGGGGTATGTGGCCGCGAACCCGGGCGTGGCTGATCCTGCACGCCGGCCGTGACCTGCATGAACTGACTGCTGAGGACATCTTCCATGTCCGGGCCCTGGGTCGCCGGCTGCGAGGTGAGGCGTTCATCGGGACCCACACGGCCTGGGAACTGCTGCGAGGCGTCGGCGTTATCCAGTCCAAGGAGACCCTCAAAGACGCTCTGCGATATGGCCAGCGGCCGACGAACGAGCTGGTCGACTCCTACAACATCCAGTCGACGGCGATCCGGAACGTGCTGGTGCGGTATCTCGACGAACGCCGTCCCGGTGTCGACTACGGCAGTTTCCGCGGACTGGTTCGGGAACTGGCCGGTGTCTTCTGGGCGGACATCGAGGCCCGTCATCCCGGCATCGACACCCTCCGGCTCCCTGACGACGTCATTGACGGCTGGAAGCAGCGGCTCGTGACCTACGTTCACAGCAAGAGCGGGGAGGTCGAAGAGCGACGTGGCCGCATCGCCGTGATGATGCGCGTCCGAGGCTTCTACCTCGACATCCAGGAATGGGCGCACGAGGACCCGTTCTGGGCACAGTGGGCCGTCCCCAGCCCCATCACCCGGGGCGATGGAGCCGGAAACCACAGGATCTACAAGCAGACCACCGCACGCATGCACCAGCGGGTGCGCGAGCGGCTCCCTCACCTCCCGCTGCTGACCCAGACGGCCGAGCGAGTCCACCGTGAGGCCGCCGCCCTGCTGGAAGCCGCTCGCGCCACCCCGCCCAACGGGATCTTCGAGCACGGCGGGACGAGCTACGTGCGGGAGCTGCTGAAGGTGAACCAGGTTCCCAGCCGGCTGGACCACGGATCGCCGCACGTCTACATCCGGCCGGTCGGTGCCACCGGCCGGCGGATCAACCAGAGCCTGGTGGAGGACGACGCCTTCTGGTCCTGGGCAGTCATCGAGACCTTGCGCCATACCGGAGTTCGAGCCGAGGAACTCACGGAACTGACGCATCTGGAGCTGGTCTCCTACCGGCTGCCCGAGACCGGAGAAGTTGTTCCGCTGCTTCAGATCATTCCGTCCAAGAGCAACGAGGAACGACTCCTACTGGTCAGCCCCGAACTCGCCAGCGTCCTGGCCACCATCATCAAGCGCCTTCACGACGCCAACGGCGGCAAAATCCCGCTCGTCGCCCGCTATGACTCCCACGAGCGCGTCACCGGCCCGCTGCTGCCCCACCTCTTCCAGCGACGGCCCTACTGGCAGCCGCAGGTCATGAGCGAGGCCGCAGTCAAACACCGACTCGATCGAACGCTGGAAGCCACCGGCCTACGCGACCAGGCAGGTCAGCCCCTGACCTACACCCCGCACGACTTCCGCCGGATGTTCGCCACCGAGGCCGTCACCGGCGGGTTGCCCGTCCACATCGCCGCCCGCATCCTCGGACACAAGACACTGACCACCACTCAGGCATTACCTTGCGGTCTTCCAGGACGAGCTGGTGCGGACCTACCGCGGCTTCCTCGACCGGCGCCGGGCTGACCGACCGCAGGACGAGTACCGCGAGCCCACCGAGCAGGAGTGGCACGAGTTCCAGCAGCACTTCGAGCGCCGCAAGGTGTCACTGGGCAGCTGTGGGCGACCCTACGGAACCCCTTGCAAGCACGAACACGCCTGCATCCGCTGCCCCGTCCTCCAGATGGATCCCCGCCAGAGACCACGCCTCATCGAGATCATCCAGAACCTCCGAGAGCGCATCCGCGAAGCCCGCGCCAACGGCTGGCTCGGCGAGGTCGAGGGACTCCAGGTCAGCTTCGACGCTGCGATGGCCAAGCTCAACAGCCTCAAGAGATCTCCGACCGATGGTCGGCCGCAGCTGGTCGACCTTGGCATGCCGGTCTTCACCGACCACGCACCCTCGCCCCGGCAGGGACCGGGAGGGCCCCGATAACCGACCCTGATCCTGTCAATGAGCGAGTTCTGCTTGGCGAAGGCTGTGGAACACCGCCGGGGTCGTCCATCCGCGCAACGTGGCGTGAATCGCCGAGCGGAATGCGGCCTCGGCCGTCGCGGCGTCGAAGGCCCCAGCCAGTTCAAGAGTCACCAGCCCGTGGAGGGTGGCCCAGATCGACAGGGCGATCGACGTTGCCTCGCCGACGAGGACGGACGCTGTCACGGCTCGATCGATCGCCGCGAGGAGCGGACGGATCGGGTCGCTGGCACCGACCTCCCCCGACGGGTCGAAGGACTGCACACCACCGAACAGCACCGTGTACAGGTGGGTGTGTCCTCGCCCCCAGCGACGGTAGGCGACGGCCAGTGCGTAGAGGTCGGCGAGCGGGTCCGCGGAGGTCTGCACCGCCGACACGTCCTGGAACAGGCCGCCGACGGCTCTGTCGCGGACCGCACCGATCAGCCCGTCCTTACCGCCGAACAGGGAGTACACCGCCGTCGTCGACGCCTCGGCGGCAGCCGCCACAGCGCGAACCGTGAGCGACTCCCGCGGACGGGTGGCGAGCATCTCGGTCGCGCATTCCACAAGCCGCTCTTTGACGGCCTCGTCGTTTGTTCTCGGCCTAC harbors:
- a CDS encoding kinase, which encodes MVGATETRLIVLRGNSASGKSSVAAGIRERFGRGLALVGQDNLRRVVLREHDLPGGANIGLIDTVARYSLDAGYHVVLEGILYADRYGQMLQQLRADHRGHTHCYYLDVPFPETLARHATKPIADEVGERQLREWYRPLDLLPGGIETVIDGDSILADTVDRIMHDTDLARLPSWDH
- a CDS encoding DHA2 family efflux MFS transporter permease subunit, coding for MIVLGGIMSILDITVVSVGLQTFQKEFHATSAQVAWTMTGYTLALASVIPLTGWAADRFGTKRLYLLAIVLFAAGSALCAAATSLEMLVTFRVLQGLGGGMLMPLGMTILTRAAGPERVGRVMAVLGIPMLLGPIFGPILGGWLIDAASWHWIFLINVPIGAIALAYAAIVLPKDRVQPSETFDWLGMVMLSPGLATFLYGVSSIPETGTVWAAKVLVPAGIGLVLIIAFVPWALHRRNIHPLVDLRLFLNRDMSISVIAMSLFAVAFFGASLLFPLYFQQVRGESALDSGLLLAPQGVGAMITMPIAGMLADRIGPGKIVLTGIAVITVGMGMFTQLTSDTSYTYIIAALFVMGLGMGASMMPIMASALATLTDHNVARGSTLMNIVQQVAASIGTALFSVLLTNGLKDVDATSPAGVQTQMGEAFASVFLVATILIAFCLAPAALLPRRKVKDADPTVLMGH
- a CDS encoding NADP-dependent oxidoreductase, translating into MRAARFHAYGGAESLVIEQAPDPHPGPGEIRVRVAAASVNPIDWKLRAGALRQLIPLELPAIPGRDGAGVVDEIGDGVQGVSIGDRVFGLGGVTGATAELLILSAWAHTPAAWNDEQAAGAGLASVTAMGGLNALGSLAGRTLLVEGAAGGVGSAAVEIAAAQGATVIGTASERNHELLTALGAVPTTYGPGLAQRLSTLAPRGVDIALDTAASGSLDDLVAITGDPKRVATVADHAGGQRLGTHVVNAENDSALLSAAAELGGQGRYTPRIEQTYPLERIAEAHAHAERGRTRGKIVICI
- a CDS encoding MerR family transcriptional regulator — its product is MRIGQLARRSGVSVRALRYYEEQRLLESARTSGGQRDYPDEALERVQLIQDLFAAGLSSRTVVELLPCVSTGVATPAMLDQLIIERDRIAARIQDLTRAKTKLGRVIENVTAANVAQD
- a CDS encoding site-specific integrase, encoding MWPRTRAWLILHAGRDLHELTAEDIFHVRALGRRLRGEAFIGTHTAWELLRGVGVIQSKETLKDALRYGQRPTNELVDSYNIQSTAIRNVLVRYLDERRPGVDYGSFRGLVRELAGVFWADIEARHPGIDTLRLPDDVIDGWKQRLVTYVHSKSGEVEERRGRIAVMMRVRGFYLDIQEWAHEDPFWAQWAVPSPITRGDGAGNHRIYKQTTARMHQRVRERLPHLPLLTQTAERVHREAAALLEAARATPPNGIFEHGGTSYVRELLKVNQVPSRLDHGSPHVYIRPVGATGRRINQSLVEDDAFWSWAVIETLRHTGVRAEELTELTHLELVSYRLPETGEVVPLLQIIPSKSNEERLLLVSPELASVLATIIKRLHDANGGKIPLVARYDSHERVTGPLLPHLFQRRPYWQPQVMSEAAVKHRLDRTLEATGLRDQAGQPLTYTPHDFRRMFATEAVTGGLPVHIAARILGHKTLTTTQALPCGLPGRAGADLPRLPRPAPG
- a CDS encoding TetR/AcrR family transcriptional regulator; its protein translation is MGRPRTNDEAVKERLVECATEMLATRPRESLTVRAVAAAAEASTTAVYSLFGGKDGLIGAVRDRAVGGLFQDVSAVQTSADPLADLYALAVAYRRWGRGHTHLYTVLFGGVQSFDPSGEVGASDPIRPLLAAIDRAVTASVLVGEATSIALSIWATLHGLVTLELAGAFDAATAEAAFRSAIHATLRGWTTPAVFHSLRQAELAH